DNA sequence from the Acidobacteriota bacterium genome:
ACGGCTGCCGCCAAGGCGCCGGTGGCACTCGACGCCCCCGAGCGCGAGGCGCTGCGACGCTCCTACCTCAAGACACACGACGACGAGTGGCGCCGGCTCGCCTCCCGCCGGCTCGAGATCGAAGCGGAGTGGCGCGAACTCCGCCGCCGCGGCACGATCACTCACGTCATGCAGGAACTCCCGGACAGCGAGCCGGCGGCCCACGTCCTCTACCGCGGCAACTCCGACCAGCCGCGCGAGCGGGTGACTGCGAGAACGCCGGCCGCGCTGCCCCCGATGCCGGAGGACCTGCCCCGCAACCGGCTGGGCCTCGCCCAGTGGCTGGTGGACGAGACGAACCCGCTGACGGCGCGGGTCACCGTCAACCGCTTCTGGCAGCAGGTCTTCGGCACCGGGCTCGTCGTCACCGCCGAGGACTTCGGCGCCCAGGGCGACGTGCCGTCGCACCCAGCGCTCCTCGACTTTCTTTCGACCGAGTTCCGGGAATCGGGCTGGGACGTCAAGGGCTTCTTCCGGCGGCTGGTGACCTCGTCGACCTACCGGCAGGCGGCCACGCTCACGCCAGAGAAGCTGGAGCAGGACCCGGACAACCGGCTGCTCTCGCGCGGCCCGCGTTTCCGCATGGACGCGGAGATGGTCCGCGACACGGCGCTCGCGGCCAGCGGCCTCCTGGTGCGCACGATCGGCGGCCCGAGCGTCAAGCCGTATCAACCGGAGGGGCACTGGGAGCGGGTGGCGATGAACGCCAGCAACACGTCCCGTTACCAGCAGGACTCGGGGGACAAACTCTACCGGCGGAGCCTCTACACCTTCTGGAAGCGCGCCGCGCCGCCGCCGTCGATGACCATCTTCGACGCCGGCAACCGCGAGCACTCGATGGTGCGCCGCGAACGGACGAACACGCCGCTTCAGGCACTGGTCACGATGAACGACACGCAGTTCGTCGAGGCGTCGCGCTTCCTCGCCCAGCGGGCGATGCGCGAGGCCGGTGACGACTTCGACCGCCGGCTCGACTACCTCACGACCCGGCTGCTGGCCCGGGACTTCGACGACTCGGAGCGGACGGTGGCACGACGGACGTACGAGGGCCTGATCGACCTCTACAGCGCCGATAAAGCGGCGGCCAAGCAGCTCGTCGATGTTGGTGAGTCGGCCCATGACGCCGGCCTGCCATTCGACGAGTCGGCGGCCTGGACGATGTTGGCGAGCCAGTTGATGAACCTGGACGAGACCCTGAACAAGTAGCCGGAGGCCTTAGGGAATGGACCCATTCAAGGAAACCGTTCGAGCCGAGACCAGGCGCCAGTTCTTCGGTACGGCCGCGCGAGGCATCGGCGGACTGGCGCTGGCCAGCCTGTTCGCCGAGGACGCTTTCGCTCTCCCCGCAGCCAGGGACCGGTTCGGCGGCCTGCCCGACCTGCCGCACTTCGCGCCGAAGGCGAAGCAGTGCATCTATCTCCACATGATGGGCGCGCCGCCGCAGATGGACCTGCTCGACTACAAACCGAAAATGAAGGAGTACTTCGACCAGGACCTGCCCGACTCGATCCGGCAGGGGCAGCGGCTGACGACGATGACCTCCGGCCAGTCCCGCTTCCCGATCGCGCCGTCCGTCTTCGAGTTCTCACAACACGGCGGGAACGGCGCCTGGTTCTCCGAACTCCTGCCCCACACGGCGAGCATGGCGGACGACATCGCGATCATCCGCTCGATGCACACCGACGCGATCAACCACGAGCCGGGCATCACCTTCATCCAGACCGGCCAGCAGATTCCCGGGCGGCCGTGCATCGGCTCCTGGTTCGCCTACGGCCTCGGCAGCCTGAACGAGGACCTGCCGACCTTCGTCGTAATGAACGCGGAGCGCAGCCACCCGGCGGCGGGCCTCCAGGCGATCTCGGCGAAACTCTGGAGCGCCGGTTTCCTGTCACCCGAGTACGCAGGCGTGGGGCTCCAGACCGGCGACGAGCCGGTGCTCTACCTCAAGGATCCACACGGCGTCTCGCCGGATGTCCGGCGACGGGTGCTCGACGGCATGAGCGAGCTGAACCGGCTGCGCCACGCCCAGGTCGGCGACCCGGAGACCCTGGCCCGCATCGAGCAGTACGAGATGGCGTTCCGCATGCAGTCCTCGGTGCCGGAGATGGCGGACCTCTCGAGTGAGCCGGAGAGCACCTGGGAACGCTGGGGCGAGGAAGCCCGGGAGCCCGGCAAGTTCCAGAACGCGGCCTTGATGGCCCGGCGTCTGGTCGAGCGCGGCGTGCGCTTCGTGCAGATCTACCACCGCGGCTGGGACGTCCACTCCCTCCTGCCGACGGTGCTGCCTGCCCAGGCCCGCGACGTCGATCGGGCCGCCTGGGCGCTGATCCAGGACCTGAAGGAGCGCGGTCTCTTCGACGAGACCCTGGTCATCTGGGGCGGCGAGTTCGGACGGACGATCTACTCCCAGGGGGCCCTCACCGCTGAGAACTACGGCCGCGACCATCATCCGCGCTGCTTCAGCATCTGGATGGCCGGCGGCGGGGTCAGGGGCGGCGTCGTCCACGGCGAGACGGACGACTTCTCGTACAACATCGTCAAGGACCCGGTGCACATCCACGACTTCCAGGCCACGGTGCTGCACCTGTTCGGCATCGACCACGAGCGGTTCACGTACCGGCACCAGGGGCTCGACGCCCGGTTGACCGGCGTCGAGAAGGCGCGGGTGGTCAGGGAAGTCCTCGCCTAGGAACCACCGGCGTAGCGCCGGCTGATCGCGGCCTGGGCGAGGGAGTACCAGGAGAAGTACGCCACGATGCGGCTCACGAGTTCCGAGATGGCGCGGTGGCGGCGCGCCTATCTCGATGTGCTCCGCAAGGCCACGCTGGCTTCCGGCGGGCGCCGGCTCGTGCTCAAGAGCCCAACCAACCTCGGCCGCACCGCCGAACTGCTGCGCCTGTTTCCCGACGCGAAGTTCATCCACATCGTCCGAAATCCCTACGTCGTCTACCGGTCGATGACGAACCTGTACCGGCACGTGCTGCCGATCTGCCAACTGGACGACGCGG
Encoded proteins:
- a CDS encoding DUF1501 domain-containing protein, whose translation is MDPFKETVRAETRRQFFGTAARGIGGLALASLFAEDAFALPAARDRFGGLPDLPHFAPKAKQCIYLHMMGAPPQMDLLDYKPKMKEYFDQDLPDSIRQGQRLTTMTSGQSRFPIAPSVFEFSQHGGNGAWFSELLPHTASMADDIAIIRSMHTDAINHEPGITFIQTGQQIPGRPCIGSWFAYGLGSLNEDLPTFVVMNAERSHPAAGLQAISAKLWSAGFLSPEYAGVGLQTGDEPVLYLKDPHGVSPDVRRRVLDGMSELNRLRHAQVGDPETLARIEQYEMAFRMQSSVPEMADLSSEPESTWERWGEEAREPGKFQNAALMARRLVERGVRFVQIYHRGWDVHSLLPTVLPAQARDVDRAAWALIQDLKERGLFDETLVIWGGEFGRTIYSQGALTAENYGRDHHPRCFSIWMAGGGVRGGVVHGETDDFSYNIVKDPVHIHDFQATVLHLFGIDHERFTYRHQGLDARLTGVEKARVVREVLA